In Oryza sativa Japonica Group chromosome 2, ASM3414082v1, the following are encoded in one genomic region:
- the LOC107278626 gene encoding 23.6 kDa heat shock protein, mitochondrial has product MALARQCLSKRLAAGCALARPLHAASPVAAAAANSHGPLNFRALFSSAGADAAATTGGCAPAKGDGHSREVAVVDRSRRRWPWRDLRDFVPLRLVDGIGSALSQVAETLTRPLTGKVREDEERYRLRFEVPGLGKDDVRVYVDDGVLAIHGEKRDVVEEDRGRDGDGECWAAATYHAGLLLPEDAVAEGITAEVRDGVLHVTVPRSPERKRSVTEVKVR; this is encoded by the exons ATGGCTTTAGCTCGCCAATGCCTCAGCaaacgcctcgccgccggctgcgcTCTGGCGAGGCCACTGCACGCggcgtcgccggtggcggcggcggctgccaatTCTCATGGGCCGCTCAACTTTCGTGCCCTCTTCTCGTCGGCGggagccgacgccgccgccaccaccggcggctGCGCTCCTGCGAAAGGCGACGGTCACAGCCGTGAGGTCGCCGTCGTGgaccgctcgcgccgccgctggccgtGGCGAGACCTCCGCGACTTCGTCCCGCTCCGCCTCGTCGACG GCATCGGGAGCGCGCTGTCGCAGGTGGCGGAGACGCTGACCCGGCCGCTGACGGGGAAGGTGCGGGAGGACGAGGAGCGGTACAGGCTGCGGTTCGAGGTGCCGGGCCTCGGGAAGGACGACGTCCGCGTCTACGTGGACGACGGCGTGCTCGCCATCCACGGCGAGAAGCGCGACGTGGTGGAGGAGGACCgcggccgcgacggcgacggcgagtgctgggcggcggcgacgtacCACGCCGGCCTGCTCCTCCCGGAGGACGCGGTGGCGGAGGGGATCACGGCGGAGGTGAGGGACGGCGTGCTGCACGTCACCGTGCCCCGCTCgccggagaggaagaggagcgtCACCGAGGTCAAGGTGCGGTAG
- the LOC4328648 gene encoding uncharacterized isoform X2 — protein MAISGTRECLVVSYQCSLQTADSRRFRIIKLITQNSERFPPSRNCFGCAKPTPIIAVDEPSKGLRIQGRSIKQRSLSEDFWSSSPPGMENSAMQSQRSMSSISTAAQSSDQHGAGSSTNPNEFVNQGLLLWNQTRQQWVGNRRHNSQRQQPREPKISWNATYESLLGSTKPFPQAIPLGEMVDFLVDGWEQEGLYD, from the exons ATGGCCATTAGTGGCACAAGAGAATGTTTGGTGGTTTCCTACCAATGCAG CTTGCAAACAGCGGACTCAAGGAGGTTTCGCATAATAAAGCTGATAACACAGAATAGCGAAAGATTTCCCCCG AGCAGAAATTGTTTTGGATGTGCGAAACCTACTCCAATAATAGCCGTTGATGAGCCTTCAAAAGGTTTAAGAATTCAAGGGCGCTCAATAAAGCAGCGGAGTTTGTCGGAGGACTTTTGGAGTTCAAGCCCGCCGGGAATGGAGAATAGTGCCATGCAATCTCAGCGTAGCATGTCTTCAATCAGTACGGCAGCACAATCGAGCGATCAGCATGGAGCTGGAAGTAGCACCAACCCAAATGAGTTTGTAAATCAAG GACTTCTCCTGTGGAACCAGACTAGGCAACAGTGGGTTGGAAACAGAAGGCACAATTCTCAGCGTCAACAACCTCGAGAGCCAAAAATAAG TTGGAATGCTACATATGAGAGCCTTCTAGGAAGCACAAAACCATTTCCACAAGCGATCCCTCTTGGT GAAATGGTAGATTTCCTCGTGGACGGCTGGGAGCAGGAAGGCCTATATGATTAG
- the LOC4328648 gene encoding uncharacterized isoform X3, whose product MENSAMQSQRSMSSISTAAQSSDQHGAGSSTNPNEFVNQGLLLWNQTRQQWVGNRRHNSQRQQPREPKISWNATYESLLGSTKPFPQAIPLGEMVDFLVDGWEQEGLYD is encoded by the exons ATGGAGAATAGTGCCATGCAATCTCAGCGTAGCATGTCTTCAATCAGTACGGCAGCACAATCGAGCGATCAGCATGGAGCTGGAAGTAGCACCAACCCAAATGAGTTTGTAAATCAAG GACTTCTCCTGTGGAACCAGACTAGGCAACAGTGGGTTGGAAACAGAAGGCACAATTCTCAGCGTCAACAACCTCGAGAGCCAAAAATAAG TTGGAATGCTACATATGAGAGCCTTCTAGGAAGCACAAAACCATTTCCACAAGCGATCCCTCTTGGT GAAATGGTAGATTTCCTCGTGGACGGCTGGGAGCAGGAAGGCCTATATGATTAG
- the LOC4328648 gene encoding uncharacterized isoform X1, protein MLLGCSSLTSWVRRLVACVGLQTADSRRFRIIKLITQNSERFPPSRNCFGCAKPTPIIAVDEPSKGLRIQGRSIKQRSLSEDFWSSSPPGMENSAMQSQRSMSSISTAAQSSDQHGAGSSTNPNEFVNQGLLLWNQTRQQWVGNRRHNSQRQQPREPKISWNATYESLLGSTKPFPQAIPLGEMVDFLVDGWEQEGLYD, encoded by the exons ATGCTGCTAGGCTGCTCGTCCCTGACGTCGTGGGTGCGTCGCCTCGTCGCCTGCGTTGG CTTGCAAACAGCGGACTCAAGGAGGTTTCGCATAATAAAGCTGATAACACAGAATAGCGAAAGATTTCCCCCG AGCAGAAATTGTTTTGGATGTGCGAAACCTACTCCAATAATAGCCGTTGATGAGCCTTCAAAAGGTTTAAGAATTCAAGGGCGCTCAATAAAGCAGCGGAGTTTGTCGGAGGACTTTTGGAGTTCAAGCCCGCCGGGAATGGAGAATAGTGCCATGCAATCTCAGCGTAGCATGTCTTCAATCAGTACGGCAGCACAATCGAGCGATCAGCATGGAGCTGGAAGTAGCACCAACCCAAATGAGTTTGTAAATCAAG GACTTCTCCTGTGGAACCAGACTAGGCAACAGTGGGTTGGAAACAGAAGGCACAATTCTCAGCGTCAACAACCTCGAGAGCCAAAAATAAG TTGGAATGCTACATATGAGAGCCTTCTAGGAAGCACAAAACCATTTCCACAAGCGATCCCTCTTGGT GAAATGGTAGATTTCCTCGTGGACGGCTGGGAGCAGGAAGGCCTATATGATTAG
- the LOC4328648 gene encoding uncharacterized LOC4328648: MLLGCSSLTSWVRRLVACVGNCFGCAKPTPIIAVDEPSKGLRIQGRSIKQRSLSEDFWSSSPPGMENSAMQSQRSMSSISTAAQSSDQHGAGSSTNPNEFVNQGLLLWNQTRQQWVGNRRHNSQRQQPREPKISWNATYESLLGSTKPFPQAIPLGEMVDFLVDGWEQEGLYD, from the exons ATGCTGCTAGGCTGCTCGTCCCTGACGTCGTGGGTGCGTCGCCTCGTCGCCTGCGTTGG AAATTGTTTTGGATGTGCGAAACCTACTCCAATAATAGCCGTTGATGAGCCTTCAAAAGGTTTAAGAATTCAAGGGCGCTCAATAAAGCAGCGGAGTTTGTCGGAGGACTTTTGGAGTTCAAGCCCGCCGGGAATGGAGAATAGTGCCATGCAATCTCAGCGTAGCATGTCTTCAATCAGTACGGCAGCACAATCGAGCGATCAGCATGGAGCTGGAAGTAGCACCAACCCAAATGAGTTTGTAAATCAAG GACTTCTCCTGTGGAACCAGACTAGGCAACAGTGGGTTGGAAACAGAAGGCACAATTCTCAGCGTCAACAACCTCGAGAGCCAAAAATAAG TTGGAATGCTACATATGAGAGCCTTCTAGGAAGCACAAAACCATTTCCACAAGCGATCCCTCTTGGT GAAATGGTAGATTTCCTCGTGGACGGCTGGGAGCAGGAAGGCCTATATGATTAG
- the LOC4328649 gene encoding uncharacterized protein has protein sequence MASSSSSSGGGGSLALAAATAVAVSGSIVIFSLCRAARPAAAAEAEAEAEASLRPCLSSSSSSSERRRRRSGRRVRFAADVVDNEGAARPARRLAAAEEHTCRGDAAAAAAAERMPANREALYRGMLRDRSSHRVTYSC, from the exons AtggcgtcgtcctcgtcgtcgtcgggtgGTGGTGGGTctctcgcgctcgccgccgccaccgccgtcgcggtGTCCGGCTCCATCGTCATCTtctccctctgccgcgccgcgaggcccgcggcggcggcggaggcggaggcggaggcggaggcttcCCTCCGCCcctgcctctcctcctcctcctcctcctcag agaggcggaggcggaggagcgggaGGCGGGTGCGGTTCGCGGCGGACGTCGTCGACAATGAGGGCGCCGCCCgcccggcgcggcggctcgcggcggcggaggagcacaCGTGcaggggcgacgcggcggcggccgcggcggcggagcggatgCCGGCGAACCGGGAGGCGTTGTACCGCGGCATGCTCCGCGACCGCTCCTCCCACAGGGTCACCTACTCCTGCtga